In a single window of the bacterium genome:
- a CDS encoding lipoprotein-releasing ABC transporter permease subunit has translation MIRYPVWISLRYLRFRGNRSFVSAITLISIAGVAVGVMTLMVVMAVMSGFDRQLKDKFLGIYGHVVVTAQGEIRDYLDLEERLEKLDGVAATAPSITGQIIVRTHNRALGVNLRGIDPEAEARVGKLGEYMIEGELDPGENGIVIGSQLADLYRLRLGDRVLLVSPSEGLTPGSVAGGREKFTVSGIFKSGMAQYDLELAYVSLDAARRLFGLGPGVTGISLKVDDVEHAHAIRNRVAAMLATPPYLVRSWMDLNKPLFEAIRVEKNLMFIIVTLIIVVAALNIASTLIVTVKEKTRAIGIFKSLGMPERAIRRIFVLNGMIIGLFGIVLGVAGGIVLTVNINHVADFLAARFGIQVFPPDVYYFDRIPARLDPLETLIIAGAALLIAVAASLYPAWRAARLEPVEALRYE, from the coding sequence ATGATCCGCTACCCGGTCTGGATCAGCTTGCGCTACCTGCGTTTTCGCGGGAACCGCTCGTTCGTCTCCGCCATCACCCTGATCTCGATCGCCGGGGTGGCGGTGGGGGTCATGACCTTGATGGTGGTGATGGCGGTCATGAGCGGGTTCGACCGCCAGCTCAAGGACAAGTTTTTGGGGATCTACGGCCACGTCGTCGTCACCGCCCAGGGAGAGATCCGCGATTATCTGGATCTGGAGGAACGCCTGGAAAAACTGGACGGAGTCGCCGCCACCGCGCCCTCCATCACCGGACAGATCATCGTCCGCACGCACAACCGGGCCCTCGGAGTCAACCTCCGAGGAATCGATCCGGAGGCGGAGGCCCGGGTGGGGAAGCTGGGGGAATACATGATTGAAGGGGAACTCGACCCGGGCGAGAACGGCATCGTCATCGGGTCCCAGCTCGCCGACCTCTACCGGCTTCGCCTCGGCGACCGGGTTCTCCTGGTCAGTCCCTCGGAAGGGCTGACTCCGGGCTCGGTGGCCGGGGGGAGGGAGAAGTTCACCGTCTCCGGCATATTCAAATCGGGCATGGCCCAGTACGACCTGGAGCTGGCCTACGTTTCCCTCGACGCCGCCCGCCGGCTGTTCGGCCTGGGGCCGGGCGTGACCGGGATCAGCCTCAAGGTCGACGACGTCGAACACGCCCATGCCATCCGTAACCGGGTGGCGGCGATGCTGGCGACTCCACCCTACCTGGTCCGCAGCTGGATGGACCTCAACAAGCCGCTTTTCGAGGCGATCCGGGTGGAGAAGAACCTGATGTTCATCATCGTCACCCTGATCATAGTCGTCGCCGCCCTCAACATCGCCAGCACCCTGATCGTCACCGTCAAGGAGAAGACCCGGGCCATCGGGATCTTCAAATCCCTGGGGATGCCGGAACGGGCCATCCGCCGCATCTTCGTCCTCAACGGAATGATCATCGGGCTGTTCGGCATCGTCCTGGGCGTGGCCGGGGGGATCGTCCTCACCGTGAACATCAACCACGTCGCCGACTTTCTGGCCGCCCGCTTCGGCATCCAGGTCTTTCCTCCCGACGTCTACTACTTCGACCGGATCCCGGCCCGTCTCGATCCCCTGGAGACCCTGATCATCGCCGGGGCCGCGCTGCTGATCGCGGTGGCGGCGTCCCTGTACCCCGCCTGGCGGGCGGCGCGCCTGGAACCGGTGGAGGCGTTGCGCTATGAGTGA
- the lysS gene encoding lysine--tRNA ligase: protein MSDDLKENRRRKLEELRELGLDPYGGRFDRDADARDCRERYREERRVRVAGRLAAIRGHGKTVFADLWDETGKIQIYLRRDRLGDEVFEVVERLDLGDIVGVEGTLFTTRKGEISVMVESLAFLAKALLPLPEKWHGLKDVEQRYRQRYLDLIGNEAAREIFARRHKIVRAIRLFLWEKGFTEVETPMMQPLAGGAAAKPFVTRYEALDAPMFLRIAPELYLKRLLVGGMGKVFELNRNFRNEGLSRRHNPEFTMLEIYEAFGDCRSMMDLIEELVTTVAEEVCGTLRITQQESGETIDLSRPWRRVAYRDLVREYTGRPDWFDLGAEEAAREASARGLETEPGLSAPAVTHELYEKLVEPTLIQPTFVLRLPAELVPLARACADDPGVVDVFELEINGQEIAPGYSELNDPGEQLRRFRGQAGEGAGKGAIDFDFIEALEHGMPPAGGMGIGIDRLVMLLTGAPSIREVILFPQLRPRREEP from the coding sequence ATGAGCGACGATTTGAAGGAAAACCGCCGGCGCAAGCTCGAGGAACTGCGCGAACTCGGCCTCGATCCCTACGGGGGACGGTTCGACCGCGACGCCGACGCCCGGGACTGCCGCGAACGGTACCGCGAAGAACGCCGGGTCCGGGTGGCCGGCCGGCTCGCCGCCATCCGGGGCCACGGCAAGACCGTCTTCGCCGATCTTTGGGACGAGACCGGCAAGATCCAGATCTACCTGCGCCGCGACCGGTTGGGGGACGAGGTTTTCGAGGTCGTGGAACGTCTCGACCTCGGGGACATCGTGGGGGTGGAAGGCACCCTCTTCACCACCCGCAAGGGGGAGATCAGCGTGATGGTCGAGTCCCTGGCCTTTCTGGCCAAGGCCCTGCTCCCGCTCCCGGAAAAGTGGCACGGGCTCAAGGACGTGGAACAGCGCTACCGCCAGCGCTACCTCGACCTGATCGGCAACGAGGCCGCCCGCGAGATTTTCGCGCGGCGCCACAAGATCGTCCGGGCCATCCGCCTGTTCCTCTGGGAAAAAGGGTTCACGGAAGTCGAAACCCCGATGATGCAGCCCCTGGCCGGCGGCGCGGCCGCCAAGCCCTTCGTCACCCGCTACGAAGCCCTGGACGCTCCCATGTTCCTGCGGATCGCCCCCGAACTCTACCTCAAGCGCCTCCTGGTGGGGGGAATGGGCAAGGTCTTCGAACTCAACCGCAACTTCCGCAACGAAGGGCTTTCCCGGCGCCATAACCCGGAGTTCACCATGCTCGAAATCTACGAGGCCTTCGGGGACTGCCGGTCGATGATGGACTTGATCGAGGAGCTGGTCACGACCGTGGCCGAAGAGGTTTGCGGAACCTTGCGGATAACCCAGCAGGAGAGCGGGGAAACGATCGATCTCTCCCGGCCCTGGCGCCGGGTCGCTTACCGGGACCTGGTCCGGGAATACACCGGCCGGCCGGACTGGTTCGACCTGGGAGCGGAGGAAGCCGCCCGCGAAGCTTCGGCCCGGGGCCTGGAAACCGAACCCGGGCTCTCGGCGCCGGCGGTCACCCACGAACTCTACGAAAAACTGGTCGAGCCGACCTTGATCCAGCCCACCTTCGTCCTCCGGCTGCCGGCGGAGCTGGTGCCCCTGGCCCGGGCCTGCGCCGACGACCCCGGCGTGGTGGACGTTTTCGAGCTGGAAATCAACGGCCAGGAGATCGCCCCCGGCTACTCCGAACTCAACGACCCCGGCGAGCAGCTCCGGCGTTTTCGGGGGCAAGCCGGGGAAGGGGCGGGGAAAGGGGCGATCGATTTCGACTTCATCGAGGCCCTGGAGCACGGGATGCCCCCGGCGGGGGGGATGGGGATCGGGATCGACCGCCTGGTCATGCTGTTGACCGGAGCGCCCAGTATCCGCGAGGTCATTCTTTTCCCCCAACTGCGGCCGCGGCGGGAGGAACCATGA
- a CDS encoding ABC transporter ATP-binding protein, producing MSDRLPLEVMGVRRSFAGGDRELPVLKGVDLSVEAGEFLAVTGPSGAGKSTLLHIMGGLDSPDSGQVLLGGADLYRLSRKARAAARNRRIGFVFQFFHLLPEFTALENVLLPALIGGGGRRFRRHALELLEMVGLAERVRHYPSQLSGGEQQRVAVARALINEPLVLLADEPTGNVDSATGVRIMELLKRLNAELRQATVVVSHDPGVGKWADRVVTMRDGVLV from the coding sequence ATGAGTGACCGGCTCCCTCTCGAAGTCATGGGGGTCCGCCGCAGCTTCGCCGGCGGCGATCGGGAACTGCCGGTCCTCAAGGGCGTCGACCTGAGCGTGGAGGCGGGGGAGTTCCTGGCCGTGACCGGCCCCTCGGGGGCGGGCAAGTCCACCCTCCTGCACATCATGGGCGGCCTCGACTCCCCCGACTCCGGGCAGGTGCTTCTGGGCGGCGCCGATCTTTACCGGCTTTCCCGCAAGGCCCGGGCCGCGGCCCGGAACCGCCGGATCGGCTTCGTCTTCCAGTTCTTCCACCTTCTCCCCGAGTTCACCGCCCTGGAGAACGTCCTCCTCCCCGCCCTGATCGGCGGCGGCGGCCGGCGCTTCCGCCGGCACGCCCTCGAACTTCTGGAGATGGTCGGCCTGGCCGAGCGCGTCCGCCACTACCCCTCCCAGCTCTCCGGGGGCGAACAGCAGCGGGTGGCGGTGGCCCGGGCCCTGATCAACGAACCCCTGGTGCTGCTGGCCGACGAACCCACCGGCAACGTGGATTCGGCCACCGGGGTCAGGATCATGGAGCTGCTCAAGCGCCTCAACGCCGAACTGCGCCAGGCGACCGTGGTGGTTTCCCACGACCCCGGGGTGGGGAAATGGGCCGACCGGGTGGTGACCATGCGCGACGGCGTCCTGGTCTAG